Proteins from a single region of Nocardioides oleivorans:
- a CDS encoding DUF4194 domain-containing protein, with product MSIDAHPEVEPEVEPEVELEPDAEADAEIVDDELLDEGSVSLFEGDEGGLEYGQRRALVTLLKQRFISARTHPRDWAVLVEHERLVRSRLNDLFLDLQVDREREVAWKRQASAETGGRFPTILYDAAWSREETLVLVHLRDRLRAGLAGGDARVYIDREDVVAYVASFRPSHATDVAGDEKRARNAVASVVKSGLLIPTGSEERLEISEAVEPLIPMELLQELLEALLAANSSGAVPEPDDSDLFDHETDEAGED from the coding sequence ATGAGCATCGACGCCCACCCCGAGGTCGAGCCCGAGGTCGAGCCCGAGGTCGAGCTCGAGCCCGACGCCGAGGCCGACGCCGAGATCGTGGACGACGAGCTCCTCGACGAGGGCTCGGTGTCGCTGTTCGAGGGCGACGAGGGCGGACTCGAGTACGGCCAGCGCCGCGCCCTGGTCACGCTGCTCAAGCAGCGCTTCATCAGCGCCCGCACCCACCCGCGCGACTGGGCGGTGCTCGTCGAGCACGAGCGCCTCGTCCGCTCGCGGCTCAACGACCTCTTCCTCGACCTCCAGGTCGACCGCGAGCGCGAGGTCGCGTGGAAGAGACAGGCGAGCGCGGAGACCGGCGGCCGCTTCCCGACGATCCTCTACGACGCGGCGTGGTCGCGCGAGGAGACGCTGGTGCTGGTGCACCTGCGCGACCGGCTGCGCGCCGGGCTCGCCGGCGGGGACGCACGCGTCTACATCGACCGCGAGGACGTCGTGGCCTACGTCGCCAGCTTCCGCCCGTCGCACGCCACCGACGTCGCGGGTGACGAGAAGCGGGCGCGCAACGCCGTGGCCAGCGTGGTGAAGTCCGGCCTCCTCATCCCGACCGGGTCCGAGGAGCGCCTCGAGATCAGCGAGGCCGTCGAGCCGCTCATCCCGATGGAGCTGCTCCAGGAGCTCCTCGAGGCGCTGCTCGCGGCCAACAGCAGCGGAGCCGTGCCCGAGCCGGACGACAGCGACCTCTTCGACCACGAGACCGACGAGGCGGGGGAGGACTGA
- a CDS encoding ATP-binding protein: protein MSIDEIEQTPADGLFERSDVATPADDTMQWRAALLQLVNWGGFGGLTVVPLRGDATMISGASGVGKSTILDAYTALMMPSDTKFNGASNDAVAGRARGAGQRNLLSYLRGAVDVVDDPRTGRPVEKLLRGRGADTWGAIAMTYVNDQGGRFTAVRTYYVPRRATRSSDVQMQLATQDGALALDTLEVAVPERFHANTLKKLFPGIRVHRTYAEYAAVLHARLGIGANGDGAKALRLLARIQAGNQVRSVDELYKDMVLERPSTFAAADRAIEHFDDLDTAHSAMRTEEQKLELLAPIADLHERRTAATQRLAELDSYGVTVDGDTPLRMWLLRTHLGLIEAAVADNRADRAATVDELGTTTAAERTQLADLEAARESHRAAGGSTLQSLALSLEQEQVVREDRLARRGVLQERLLPLIDASDTEAPDVDGALQSGESFAMLQLHAQQWLSGWQREQERIRRERDDVLRGQFPLSERQSTLRRERASLEGRAGRMPARMHELRAEVAEASGISPADLPFVAELLDVAPDEGRWRTAIETVLGASARMMLVPLDRLDDFSSAIDGLRLRGRLVFEGVELDLPDLGPGDPERVAGKLVFQDSPFAGWVQAHVADPSRDALCVESADDLSGAARGPGLRVTLAGQTRSGRRGAHGRNDTRSIIGFSNTDAIAEVDAELAELDRRLDEVGAQVGELDRQTRVLERQRSSYDAVVTARFDDFDVDGTDRRIAELERRRTEILDSDDGLQALEVQISDLTARLEETRRSRYAVEQRQRALNAAHAELVDAEDDVNDRLRAMEEAGRVVLDEAQDAALREDFAAAAAPADPNDLERFAETSQRLAVRLRTAVTDAESEVERVDDDLAQVFRLYKLQWDSPNLGATADSYPDYARILDDIRGEGLAARRAEWRRRLTEWSGQDLVPLVGAMAASIEEIEDRLEPINAILRRLEFGASGDRLRIRLRRLAPAHVQAFMKDLRALSSGAAPELGEEALEKRFAELSRFMQQLRRPSQVGDAVASLTDRDRLLDVRRHVEISAERYDHTTGELRATYRTLGEKSGGESQELVAFIVGSALRFRLGDEMRSRPRFAPVFLDEGFVKADSEFAGRAVQAWRGLGFQLIVGVPLDKVTGLEPHMDELLAITKNSTTHQSWITPITDAPAVDVRP, encoded by the coding sequence ATGTCCATCGACGAGATCGAGCAGACGCCGGCCGACGGCCTCTTCGAGCGGAGCGACGTCGCCACCCCGGCGGACGACACCATGCAGTGGCGCGCGGCCCTGCTGCAGCTGGTCAACTGGGGCGGCTTCGGCGGCCTCACCGTCGTACCCCTCCGCGGCGACGCGACGATGATCTCCGGCGCCTCCGGCGTCGGCAAGAGCACCATCCTCGACGCCTACACGGCGCTGATGATGCCGTCCGACACGAAGTTCAACGGCGCCTCCAACGACGCCGTCGCGGGCCGCGCGCGCGGCGCCGGCCAGCGCAACCTGCTGTCGTACCTCCGGGGTGCGGTCGACGTCGTCGACGACCCCCGCACGGGCCGCCCGGTCGAGAAGCTGCTGCGCGGCAGGGGCGCCGACACGTGGGGCGCGATCGCAATGACGTACGTCAACGACCAGGGCGGCCGGTTCACGGCGGTCCGCACCTACTACGTCCCCCGGCGCGCGACCCGGTCGAGCGACGTGCAGATGCAGCTCGCGACGCAGGACGGCGCGCTGGCGCTCGACACGCTCGAGGTCGCCGTGCCCGAGCGGTTCCACGCCAACACGCTCAAGAAGCTCTTCCCCGGCATCCGGGTGCACCGGACCTACGCCGAGTACGCCGCCGTCCTGCACGCGCGCCTCGGCATCGGCGCGAACGGCGACGGCGCGAAGGCACTGCGGCTGCTCGCCCGCATCCAGGCCGGCAACCAGGTGCGCAGCGTGGACGAGCTCTACAAGGACATGGTGCTCGAGCGGCCCTCGACGTTCGCCGCGGCCGACCGGGCGATCGAGCACTTCGACGACCTCGACACCGCCCACTCCGCGATGCGCACCGAGGAGCAGAAGCTCGAGCTGCTCGCCCCGATCGCCGACCTCCACGAGCGCCGGACCGCGGCCACGCAGCGCCTCGCCGAGCTCGACTCCTACGGCGTGACCGTCGACGGGGACACCCCGCTGCGGATGTGGCTGCTGCGCACCCACCTGGGGCTGATCGAGGCGGCCGTGGCCGACAACCGCGCCGACCGCGCCGCGACCGTCGACGAGCTCGGTACGACGACCGCCGCCGAGCGCACGCAGCTGGCCGACCTCGAGGCGGCCCGCGAGTCGCACCGCGCGGCAGGCGGGTCCACCCTCCAGTCGCTCGCGCTGTCCCTCGAGCAGGAGCAGGTCGTCCGCGAGGACCGCCTCGCCCGGCGGGGCGTCCTGCAGGAGCGGCTGCTGCCGCTCATCGACGCCAGCGACACCGAGGCACCCGACGTCGACGGGGCACTGCAGTCGGGCGAGTCGTTCGCGATGCTCCAGCTGCACGCGCAGCAGTGGCTGTCCGGCTGGCAGCGCGAGCAGGAGCGGATCCGGCGCGAGCGCGACGACGTGCTGCGCGGCCAGTTCCCGCTCAGCGAGCGCCAGTCCACGCTCCGCCGCGAGCGGGCGTCGCTGGAGGGCCGCGCCGGTCGGATGCCGGCGCGGATGCACGAGCTGCGGGCCGAGGTCGCCGAGGCCAGCGGGATCAGTCCCGCGGACCTGCCGTTCGTCGCCGAGCTGCTCGACGTCGCGCCGGACGAGGGACGCTGGCGCACCGCGATCGAGACCGTCCTGGGTGCGAGCGCCCGGATGATGCTCGTCCCGCTCGACCGGCTCGACGACTTCTCCTCGGCGATCGACGGGCTGCGGCTGCGCGGCCGGCTCGTCTTCGAGGGCGTCGAGCTGGACCTGCCCGACCTCGGTCCCGGCGACCCCGAGCGGGTCGCTGGCAAGCTCGTCTTCCAGGACTCGCCGTTCGCCGGCTGGGTGCAGGCCCACGTGGCGGATCCCTCGCGCGACGCGCTCTGCGTCGAGTCCGCGGACGACCTGTCCGGTGCCGCCCGCGGACCGGGGCTGCGGGTCACCCTCGCCGGCCAGACCCGCAGCGGCCGCCGTGGCGCGCACGGCCGCAACGACACCCGCAGCATCATCGGCTTCTCCAACACCGACGCGATCGCGGAGGTCGACGCCGAGCTCGCCGAGCTCGACCGACGGCTCGACGAGGTCGGCGCCCAGGTCGGCGAGCTCGACCGGCAGACCCGGGTCCTGGAGCGGCAGCGGTCGTCGTACGACGCCGTGGTGACCGCGCGCTTCGACGACTTCGACGTCGACGGCACCGACCGGCGCATCGCCGAGCTCGAGCGCCGGCGCACAGAGATCCTCGACTCCGACGACGGGCTGCAGGCGCTGGAGGTGCAGATCTCCGACCTGACCGCGCGGCTGGAGGAGACCCGGCGCTCGCGGTACGCCGTCGAGCAGCGGCAGCGCGCGCTCAATGCCGCCCACGCCGAGCTCGTCGACGCCGAGGACGACGTCAACGACCGCCTGCGGGCGATGGAGGAGGCGGGCCGGGTCGTCCTCGACGAGGCGCAGGACGCCGCCCTGCGGGAGGACTTCGCCGCCGCAGCGGCGCCGGCCGACCCGAACGACCTCGAGCGCTTCGCCGAGACCTCGCAGCGGCTCGCGGTGCGGCTGCGCACCGCCGTCACCGACGCGGAGTCCGAGGTCGAGCGGGTCGACGACGACCTCGCCCAGGTCTTCCGGCTCTACAAGCTCCAGTGGGACTCGCCGAACCTCGGCGCGACCGCGGACTCCTACCCCGACTACGCCCGCATCCTCGACGACATCCGCGGGGAGGGGCTCGCCGCCCGTCGGGCCGAGTGGCGCCGGAGGCTCACCGAGTGGAGCGGGCAGGACCTCGTGCCGCTCGTCGGCGCGATGGCCGCGTCCATCGAGGAGATCGAGGACCGGCTCGAGCCGATCAACGCGATCCTGCGGCGACTGGAGTTCGGCGCTTCCGGCGACCGGCTGCGCATCCGCCTGCGCCGCCTCGCCCCGGCGCACGTCCAGGCCTTCATGAAGGACCTCCGCGCGTTGTCGTCCGGCGCCGCCCCCGAGCTGGGGGAGGAGGCGCTGGAGAAGCGGTTCGCCGAGCTCAGCCGCTTCATGCAGCAGCTCCGCAGGCCCAGCCAGGTCGGTGACGCAGTGGCCTCGCTGACCGACCGCGACCGCCTCCTCGACGTGCGCCGGCACGTCGAGATCAGTGCCGAGCGCTACGACCACACCACCGGCGAGCTGCGCGCGACCTACCGGACGCTGGGGGAGAAGAGCGGTGGCGAGAGCCAGGAGCTGGTCGCCTTCATCGTCGGCTCCGCCCTCCGGTTCCGCCTCGGCGACGAGATGCGCTCGCGGCCGCGGTTCGCGCCGGTGTTCCTCGACGAGGGCTTCGTGAAGGCGGACTCCGAGTTCGCCGGTCGTGCCGTGCAGGCGTGGCGCGGGCTCGGCTTCCAGCTCATCGTCGGCGTCCCCCTCGACAAGGTCACCGGCCTCGAGCCGCACATGGACGAGCTGCTCGCGATCACCAAGAACTCCACGACCCACCAGTCGTGGATCACCCCGATCACCGACGCCCCGGCGGTGGACGTACGTCCATGA
- a CDS encoding glutamine synthetase III, with amino-acid sequence MSANPVRLSAITAVEAFEPPPITFDPGEEPGEVFGKNVFSLTVMQKRLPKTVYKSVLSTIEKSTPLDPAVADAIASAMKDWALEKGATHYAHVFYPLTGLTAEKHDSFLDPVGDGTALASFSGRTLVQGEPDASSFPNGGLRNTFEARGYTGWDVMSPAYILENPNGNTLCIPTIFISMTGEALDHKTPVLRSQQAMAVHAKRVLTLFGHEDPENVVAYCGPEQEYFLVDSHFFLARPDLLNAGRTLFGAKPPKGQEFDDHYFGAIPERVLGFMMDTERELFKLGIPAKTRHNEVAPGQFEVAPMFERANEASDHQQLLMTTFKAVAKKHGMECLFHEKPFEGVNGSGKHVNFSVGNSELGSLLVPGDTPHDNAQFLVFCAAVIRAVHKYGGLLRVSVASASNDHRLGANEAPPAIISIFLGDQLADVFDQIAKGGATRSKEKGTLTIGVDTLPNLTKDPGDRNRTSPFAFTGNRFEFRAPGSNQTVAAPMVIINTIMAEALDHCATALETAVAAGTDFNEAVQTLLAQIVADHGAVIFNGNGYSDEWPIEAEQRGLKNLRTTVDALPELISPEAVELFSTYGVFTEHEAHSRFEVGVEQYVLAIAVEANLTLEIGATTILPAALRYQTELAQNVVALTGAGLDPDRTDLETVSTHVAALRAGLADLAAAIGHEHPADPLEAATFSRDSVLPAMAAVRSAADTLETLVADDLWPLPTYQEMLYIL; translated from the coding sequence GTGAGCGCCAACCCCGTACGTCTGTCTGCCATCACTGCCGTGGAGGCCTTCGAGCCGCCGCCGATCACGTTCGACCCGGGCGAGGAGCCCGGTGAGGTCTTCGGCAAGAACGTCTTCAGCCTGACCGTGATGCAGAAGCGGCTGCCCAAGACGGTCTACAAGTCGGTCCTCTCGACCATCGAGAAGTCGACGCCCCTCGACCCCGCGGTCGCCGACGCCATCGCCTCGGCGATGAAGGACTGGGCGCTGGAGAAGGGTGCCACGCACTACGCGCACGTCTTCTACCCGCTGACCGGCCTGACCGCGGAGAAGCACGACAGCTTCCTCGACCCGGTCGGTGACGGCACCGCCCTCGCGTCGTTCTCCGGCAGGACGCTCGTCCAGGGCGAGCCCGACGCGTCGTCGTTCCCCAACGGCGGCCTCCGCAACACCTTCGAGGCGCGCGGCTACACCGGCTGGGACGTGATGAGCCCGGCCTACATCCTCGAGAACCCCAACGGCAACACGCTCTGCATCCCCACCATCTTCATCTCGATGACGGGGGAGGCGCTCGACCACAAGACGCCGGTGCTCCGCTCGCAGCAGGCGATGGCCGTGCACGCCAAGCGGGTGCTCACCCTCTTCGGCCACGAGGACCCGGAGAACGTGGTGGCCTACTGCGGCCCCGAGCAGGAGTACTTCCTGGTCGACAGCCACTTCTTCCTCGCCCGGCCCGACCTGCTCAACGCCGGTCGCACGCTCTTCGGCGCGAAGCCGCCCAAGGGCCAGGAGTTCGACGACCACTACTTCGGCGCCATCCCCGAGCGCGTGCTCGGCTTCATGATGGACACCGAGCGGGAGCTCTTCAAGCTCGGCATCCCGGCGAAGACCCGGCACAACGAGGTCGCGCCCGGCCAGTTCGAGGTCGCGCCGATGTTCGAGCGCGCCAACGAGGCCTCCGACCACCAGCAGCTGCTGATGACCACCTTCAAGGCCGTCGCCAAGAAGCACGGCATGGAGTGCCTGTTCCACGAGAAGCCCTTCGAGGGCGTCAACGGCTCCGGCAAGCACGTGAACTTCTCGGTCGGCAACTCCGAGCTCGGCAGCCTCCTCGTGCCGGGCGACACCCCGCACGACAACGCGCAGTTCCTCGTCTTCTGCGCCGCGGTGATCCGCGCGGTGCACAAGTACGGCGGCCTGCTGCGCGTGTCGGTCGCGTCGGCCTCCAACGACCACCGCCTCGGCGCCAACGAGGCCCCGCCGGCGATCATCTCGATCTTCCTCGGCGACCAGCTCGCCGACGTCTTCGACCAGATCGCCAAGGGCGGCGCCACCCGCTCGAAGGAGAAGGGCACGCTGACCATCGGCGTGGACACGCTGCCCAACCTCACCAAGGACCCGGGCGACCGCAACCGCACCTCGCCGTTCGCCTTCACGGGCAACCGCTTCGAGTTCCGCGCACCGGGCTCCAACCAGACCGTCGCCGCCCCGATGGTCATCATCAACACGATCATGGCCGAGGCGCTCGACCACTGCGCCACCGCGCTCGAGACGGCGGTCGCCGCCGGCACGGACTTCAACGAGGCCGTCCAGACCCTGCTCGCGCAGATCGTGGCCGACCACGGTGCGGTCATCTTCAACGGCAACGGCTACTCCGACGAGTGGCCGATCGAGGCCGAGCAGCGGGGCCTGAAGAACCTCCGCACCACGGTCGACGCGCTCCCCGAGCTGATCTCGCCCGAGGCCGTCGAGCTGTTCTCGACCTACGGCGTCTTCACCGAGCACGAGGCGCACAGCCGCTTCGAGGTCGGCGTCGAGCAGTACGTCCTGGCGATCGCGGTCGAGGCCAACCTGACCCTCGAGATCGGCGCGACCACGATCCTGCCGGCGGCCCTGCGCTACCAGACCGAGCTCGCCCAGAACGTCGTCGCGCTCACGGGTGCCGGCCTCGACCCGGACAGGACCGACCTCGAGACGGTGAGCACGCACGTCGCCGCCCTCCGCGCCGGACTGGCCGACCTGGCTGCCGCGATCGGCCACGAGCACCCGGCGGACCCGCTCGAGGCGGCGACCTTCTCCCGTGACTCGGTGCTCCCGGCGATGGCGGCGGTCCGCTCGGCGGCCGACACGCTCGAGACCCTGGTCGCCGACGACCTCTGGCCGCTGCCGACCTACCAGGAGATGCTCTACATCCTGTGA
- a CDS encoding maleylpyruvate isomerase N-terminal domain-containing protein encodes MTDLLARTIAGLRTNHDELATLVAELSEDQLAGPSGASEWTVAQVLSHLGSGSEIMHGQLAAAIAGEPNGVDNQTVWARWDAASPADQAAGFLEHDDRLVRALEGLDAEQRRDLRVDLGFLPEPATLSTMTGMRLNEVAQHAWDVAVAVDAAAGLEQSSAPVLVEHFTGDLAFLLGFTAKPDAAPAPARVAAGDVVLTIEDGSVGLSDTVGDTTATFEGPTEALVRLLAGRLKPEFTPAGTTVTGNVSLDDLRRVFPGY; translated from the coding sequence ATGACGGACCTCCTCGCACGCACCATCGCCGGACTGCGCACCAACCACGACGAGCTCGCCACCCTCGTGGCCGAGCTGTCCGAGGACCAGCTGGCCGGGCCCAGCGGAGCCTCCGAGTGGACGGTGGCCCAGGTGCTGTCGCACCTGGGAAGCGGCTCGGAGATCATGCACGGGCAGCTCGCGGCCGCGATCGCCGGCGAGCCGAACGGCGTCGACAACCAGACCGTGTGGGCGCGGTGGGACGCCGCGTCACCCGCCGACCAGGCCGCCGGCTTCCTCGAGCACGACGACCGCCTGGTGCGGGCGCTGGAGGGCCTCGACGCCGAGCAGCGGCGTGACCTGCGGGTCGACCTGGGCTTCCTTCCCGAGCCGGCGACCCTCTCGACGATGACGGGCATGCGGCTCAACGAGGTGGCCCAGCACGCCTGGGACGTCGCCGTCGCCGTCGACGCGGCCGCGGGGCTGGAGCAGTCGTCCGCGCCGGTGCTCGTCGAGCACTTCACGGGCGACCTCGCCTTCCTCCTCGGCTTCACCGCGAAGCCCGACGCGGCGCCCGCGCCGGCCCGGGTCGCCGCGGGCGACGTGGTGCTCACCATCGAGGACGGCAGCGTCGGGCTCAGCGACACCGTCGGCGACACGACGGCCACCTTCGAGGGACCGACCGAGGCGCTCGTGCGGCTGCTCGCCGGGCGCCTCAAGCCCGAGTTCACCCCCGCCGGGACCACGGTGACCGGCAACGTCTCCCTCGACGACCTCCGCCGGGTGTTCCCGGGCTACTGA
- a CDS encoding group II truncated hemoglobin, translating to MAGVDEPGLPTLHEWAGGDAALRRMIDAFYDRVEADEALSHFFPGGVSQHHRAHVADWWSEVLGGPATYTEQHGGYESMLRHHLGLAITPAQRHRFASTMSLAADDAELPADPEFRAAIIGYLEWGTRLAMENSQPGASPVEQAPTPRWGWGVAPPYQG from the coding sequence GTGGCCGGCGTCGACGAACCGGGACTGCCCACCCTCCACGAGTGGGCAGGAGGCGACGCTGCCCTGCGCCGGATGATCGACGCCTTCTACGACCGCGTCGAGGCCGACGAGGCGTTGTCGCACTTCTTCCCCGGCGGCGTCTCGCAGCACCACCGCGCGCACGTCGCCGACTGGTGGTCGGAGGTGCTCGGCGGACCGGCGACGTACACCGAGCAGCACGGCGGCTACGAGTCCATGCTGCGCCACCACCTCGGGCTCGCCATCACACCCGCCCAGCGGCACCGGTTCGCCTCGACCATGAGCCTGGCCGCGGACGACGCCGAGCTGCCCGCCGATCCCGAGTTCCGCGCCGCGATCATCGGCTACCTCGAGTGGGGCACCCGGCTGGCGATGGAGAACTCGCAGCCGGGAGCCAGTCCTGTCGAGCAGGCACCCACGCCCCGGTGGGGCTGGGGCGTGGCACCGCCCTACCAGGGCTGA
- a CDS encoding CHAP domain-containing protein yields the protein MHHQSQQSHPSHRTRGGAPARLVVAVGRVRRIAGLLVGTLALVVTVLPSTAGTQSVASTYLCSSYSGCQAAGYGSGGYRQANGTQYWKMFAGHNCTNYIAYRLIQNGMPDKRPWSGDGDAKNWGVAMASITDQTPRVGAIAWYRAGVSPAGSSGHVAYVEQVISPTEIIVSEDYWGGDFHWRRATAGSGWPSGFIHFNDQVVEPTTAPTIAGTPMVGAPLEVVPGAWTPAPTAVTYQWSADGTAISGATAATYVPTPDVKGKTLTAAVTAQLSGYAPGAATLTTAPVAPGTFQPTALPAIQGTPEVGQTLSLTAASWSPQPAKATTQWYADGKALPGATGSSFVLGRDQVGARISARVTGSSKGYRKARTTAPDTEPVLAKPVTLTSPSTVSGRAEVGKVLTVKAGSARPSGATVSYSWLRDGKPIGKATNPRYTLRTKDLGRAISVQVTSSHRNFRATTETIAAKAPVTTVAEVRVRAQASRKRVTVDLRVKAPGAPAPDGAVTVRIGGQTVTGQLTRGRERLVVRGLAPGRYRVLVTYAGTPLVQPAKARATILVARGRG from the coding sequence GTGCACCATCAGTCGCAGCAGTCACACCCGTCACATCGCACCCGGGGCGGTGCCCCGGCGCGCCTCGTCGTCGCGGTCGGACGGGTGCGCCGCATCGCTGGACTCCTGGTCGGCACCCTCGCCCTCGTCGTGACGGTCCTCCCGAGCACCGCGGGCACCCAGTCGGTGGCGTCGACGTACCTCTGCTCGAGCTACAGCGGGTGCCAGGCGGCGGGCTACGGCAGCGGCGGCTACCGCCAGGCCAACGGGACCCAGTACTGGAAGATGTTCGCCGGGCACAACTGCACCAACTACATCGCCTACCGGCTCATCCAGAACGGCATGCCCGACAAGCGGCCGTGGTCGGGCGACGGCGACGCCAAGAACTGGGGCGTCGCGATGGCCTCGATCACCGACCAGACGCCGCGGGTCGGCGCCATCGCCTGGTACCGGGCCGGGGTGTCCCCCGCGGGCTCGTCCGGGCACGTCGCCTACGTCGAGCAGGTCATCTCCCCCACCGAGATCATCGTCTCGGAGGACTACTGGGGCGGCGACTTCCACTGGCGCCGCGCCACGGCCGGCTCGGGCTGGCCAAGCGGCTTCATCCACTTCAACGACCAGGTGGTCGAGCCGACCACCGCACCGACCATCGCCGGCACGCCCATGGTCGGCGCGCCCCTGGAGGTGGTGCCCGGAGCCTGGACGCCCGCGCCCACCGCCGTGACGTACCAGTGGTCCGCCGACGGGACCGCGATCTCCGGCGCCACCGCCGCCACCTACGTGCCGACGCCCGACGTCAAGGGCAAGACGCTCACCGCGGCGGTGACCGCCCAGCTGAGCGGCTACGCACCCGGAGCAGCGACCCTGACGACCGCACCGGTAGCGCCCGGGACGTTCCAGCCCACCGCGCTCCCGGCGATCCAGGGCACCCCCGAGGTCGGCCAGACCCTGAGCCTCACCGCCGCTTCGTGGTCGCCCCAGCCCGCCAAGGCCACGACGCAGTGGTACGCCGACGGCAAGGCGCTGCCCGGCGCGACCGGGTCGTCCTTCGTGCTCGGGCGCGACCAGGTCGGTGCCCGCATCAGTGCCCGCGTCACCGGGAGCTCGAAGGGCTACCGCAAGGCCAGGACGACCGCACCGGACACCGAGCCGGTCCTCGCCAAGCCCGTCACGCTCACCAGCCCCAGCACCGTGTCGGGGCGGGCCGAGGTCGGCAAGGTCCTCACGGTGAAGGCCGGTTCCGCCCGCCCCAGCGGCGCGACGGTCTCCTACTCCTGGCTCCGCGACGGCAAGCCGATCGGCAAGGCCACCAACCCGCGCTACACGCTGCGCACCAAGGACCTCGGGCGCGCGATCTCCGTGCAGGTCACCTCGAGCCACCGCAACTTCCGCGCCACCACCGAGACGATCGCTGCGAAGGCGCCGGTCACCACAGTCGCGGAGGTGCGGGTCCGGGCCCAGGCCTCGAGGAAGCGCGTCACCGTCGACCTCCGCGTGAAGGCGCCCGGCGCGCCGGCACCGGACGGCGCCGTCACGGTGCGGATCGGCGGACAGACCGTGACCGGGCAGCTCACCCGGGGCCGCGAGCGCCTCGTCGTGCGCGGGCTCGCGCCGGGGCGCTACCGGGTGCTGGTGACGTACGCCGGGACCCCGCTGGTGCAGCCGGCGAAGGCCCGGGCGACGATCCTGGTCGCCCGCGGCCGCGGCTGA
- a CDS encoding PA2169 family four-helix-bundle protein, protein MSDDAKAAKELVETLKDGERGYADAAEKLRDGEHAAWATVMGRLSEQRAGFWREIVDMGHEYGDDVNESGSVAAAVHRGWISLKDALTGDDASAVLKAVVTGEEHAVSEYKDALELDLSAGFREVVVRQQAAVAAAHEEVKALQSAS, encoded by the coding sequence ATGTCTGATGACGCCAAGGCGGCCAAGGAACTGGTCGAGACGCTAAAGGACGGGGAGCGCGGCTACGCCGACGCTGCCGAGAAGCTCCGCGACGGTGAGCACGCCGCATGGGCCACGGTCATGGGGCGGCTCTCCGAGCAGCGCGCAGGTTTCTGGCGCGAGATCGTGGACATGGGCCACGAGTACGGCGACGACGTGAACGAGAGCGGCAGCGTCGCCGCGGCCGTGCACCGCGGCTGGATCTCCCTCAAGGACGCCCTGACCGGCGATGACGCCAGCGCCGTCCTCAAGGCGGTCGTCACCGGCGAGGAGCACGCGGTCTCGGAGTACAAGGACGCCCTGGAGCTGGACCTCAGCGCGGGCTTCCGCGAGGTCGTCGTCCGCCAGCAGGCTGCGGTCGCCGCGGCCCACGAAGAGGTCAAGGCGCTCCAGAGCGCCAGCTAG
- a CDS encoding sulfite oxidase-like oxidoreductase, protein MPVTRGFVRRRPDGPEGRLPPGQYDTGSGWPVLTAEATPRISPDTWKITVDGLVDHPTSWTWDEVHQLSRSTYTGDIHCVTTWSKFDVAFTGVSVDVLLEAATPRPEAAFVMAHSSTGYTTNLPLSDVTGGKAWVVWDHGGKPLAREHGGPVRLLVPHLYFWKSAKWISRLELMAHDQPGFWERNGYHDRGDPWLEQRYQGD, encoded by the coding sequence ATGCCGGTGACCAGGGGCTTCGTGCGTCGTCGCCCGGACGGGCCGGAGGGGCGGCTGCCGCCGGGTCAGTACGACACCGGCAGCGGCTGGCCGGTCCTGACGGCCGAGGCCACCCCGCGGATCTCGCCCGACACGTGGAAGATCACCGTGGACGGGCTGGTGGATCATCCGACGAGCTGGACGTGGGACGAGGTGCACCAGCTGTCGCGCTCGACCTACACCGGCGACATCCATTGCGTGACGACCTGGTCCAAGTTCGACGTCGCCTTCACGGGCGTGAGCGTCGACGTGTTGCTGGAGGCGGCCACGCCGCGGCCGGAGGCGGCCTTCGTGATGGCGCACTCGAGTACCGGCTACACCACCAACCTCCCGCTGAGCGACGTCACGGGTGGCAAGGCGTGGGTGGTCTGGGACCACGGAGGCAAGCCGCTCGCCCGCGAGCACGGCGGACCGGTGCGGCTGCTGGTCCCGCACCTCTACTTCTGGAAGTCCGCGAAGTGGATCAGCCGCCTCGAGCTGATGGCGCACGACCAGCCGGGCTTCTGGGAGCGCAACGGCTACCACGACCGCGGGGACCCGTGGCTCGAGCAGCGCTACCAGGGCGACTGA